The Agrobacterium cucumeris genome has a segment encoding these proteins:
- a CDS encoding sarcosine oxidase subunit alpha, whose protein sequence is MTSSRMKTGGLIDRTQPLSFTFDGKVMQGFAGDSLASALLANGQQLVGRSFKYHRPRGILTAGAAEPNALMTIGSGGRTEPNTRATMQELYAGLEAKSQNRWPSLDFDIGALTGLLSPFLGAGFYYKTFMWPAAFWEKIYEPFIRKAAGLGKASYAADPDAYDKCWAHCDLLVIGSGAAGLTAALAAGRAGARVIVVDEHSVAGGGLLSETATIGGKSAADFAALCVAELEALPNVTMLTRTTAFGWYDGNVFGALERVQKHVAHPKAHVPVERLWRIVAKRALLATGAEERPLVFGGNDIPGVMMASAMRSYLNRYAVSPGTATAIFTTNDSGYALARDLEAQGVTLAAIIDSREQSNPGYEGKARVIKGGVVSNARGGKALSAMEIYANGRTESMNIDALAMSGGFSPVIHLACHRGGKPVWSEDNVAFLAPANLKGLELAGAVSAINGIAACLEDGARKGAALAQDLGFAATTPTFGVVENDIVAPPAKPLWSIPGIRAKAFVDYQNDVHRKDLGLAVSEGYGHVELAKRYTTNGMATDQGKLSNVNAIGLLAEARGVSPAEVGTTTFRPFYTPISFGALTGAYHGQHFQPVRKSPLHGWAEKNGAIFVETGLWYRSSWFPRKGEDSWRESVDREVLNVRKNAGLCDVSMLGKIEIFGKDAAEFLNRVYCNAFLKLPVGKARYGLMLREDGMIYDDGTTSRLEENRFFMTTTTAYAAGVMNHLEFCAQALWPDLDVRLASVTDQWAQMAIAGPKARTILQRIVDEDISDEAFPFLAAKDVSLFGGQLHGRLFRISFSGELAYELAVPAGYGESVADALMEAGKPENIMPYGVEALGVLRIEKGHVTHNEVNGTVVPADLGFGKMVSATKADFIGRRMLEREGLSAADRPSLVGVVPLDKNQSFRTGSHILERDAAAMLENDQGYVTSSAFSPHLGSTIGLALVKNGPARHGEEVVVWNGLRNEFTAARLCHPVFFDPENEKLHV, encoded by the coding sequence ATGACATCCAGCCGCATGAAGACCGGCGGTCTGATTGACCGCACCCAGCCGCTTTCCTTCACCTTCGATGGCAAGGTGATGCAGGGTTTTGCAGGCGACAGTCTCGCCTCCGCCCTGCTCGCCAATGGCCAGCAGCTCGTCGGCCGCAGTTTCAAATATCACCGCCCGCGCGGCATATTGACGGCGGGTGCCGCCGAGCCGAACGCGCTGATGACGATCGGCAGCGGCGGGCGCACGGAGCCGAACACGCGCGCCACCATGCAGGAGCTTTATGCCGGGCTGGAAGCGAAAAGCCAGAACCGCTGGCCCTCTCTCGATTTCGATATCGGCGCATTGACCGGCCTTCTTTCGCCATTTCTCGGCGCGGGTTTCTATTACAAGACCTTCATGTGGCCTGCCGCCTTCTGGGAAAAAATCTACGAGCCCTTCATCCGCAAGGCGGCCGGTCTCGGCAAGGCAAGCTACGCGGCAGACCCGGACGCCTATGACAAATGCTGGGCACATTGCGACCTGCTGGTGATTGGCTCCGGCGCGGCAGGGCTTACCGCAGCCCTTGCTGCTGGGCGCGCCGGCGCGCGCGTCATTGTTGTCGATGAACATTCCGTGGCAGGCGGCGGGCTCCTTTCCGAAACCGCGACCATCGGCGGCAAGAGCGCTGCGGATTTCGCGGCGCTATGCGTCGCCGAACTCGAAGCCCTGCCGAATGTGACGATGCTGACACGGACCACGGCCTTCGGCTGGTACGATGGCAATGTCTTTGGCGCGCTGGAGCGTGTGCAAAAACATGTGGCCCACCCGAAAGCCCACGTGCCGGTGGAGCGCCTGTGGCGCATCGTCGCCAAACGTGCGCTGCTCGCCACGGGCGCGGAAGAGCGGCCGCTGGTCTTCGGTGGCAATGATATTCCCGGCGTGATGATGGCCAGTGCCATGCGCAGCTATCTCAACCGTTATGCCGTAAGCCCCGGCACGGCGACGGCAATTTTCACCACCAATGACAGCGGTTATGCGCTTGCCCGCGATCTGGAAGCACAGGGTGTCACTCTTGCCGCCATCATCGACAGCCGCGAGCAAAGTAATCCGGGCTACGAAGGCAAGGCGCGTGTCATCAAGGGTGGTGTCGTCTCGAACGCAAGGGGCGGCAAGGCACTTTCCGCCATGGAAATTTATGCCAATGGCCGCACGGAAAGCATGAATATCGATGCGCTCGCCATGTCGGGCGGTTTCAGCCCCGTCATCCATCTTGCCTGCCATCGCGGCGGAAAGCCGGTCTGGTCGGAAGACAATGTTGCCTTCCTTGCCCCCGCAAATCTCAAGGGGCTCGAACTCGCCGGCGCGGTATCCGCGATCAATGGCATCGCCGCCTGCCTTGAAGACGGCGCGCGAAAGGGTGCGGCGCTTGCGCAGGATCTCGGTTTTGCAGCGACCACACCAACATTTGGCGTCGTGGAAAACGATATTGTCGCCCCGCCCGCAAAGCCACTCTGGTCCATCCCCGGCATCAGGGCCAAAGCCTTTGTCGATTACCAGAATGATGTTCACCGCAAGGATCTCGGTCTCGCCGTCAGCGAAGGTTACGGCCATGTGGAACTGGCCAAGCGTTATACGACGAACGGCATGGCGACCGATCAGGGCAAGCTTTCCAACGTCAACGCCATCGGGCTGTTGGCCGAGGCGCGCGGCGTTTCCCCGGCAGAAGTCGGCACCACCACCTTCCGGCCGTTCTACACACCCATCTCCTTTGGCGCGCTCACCGGTGCTTATCACGGCCAGCATTTCCAGCCGGTGCGCAAATCGCCGCTGCATGGCTGGGCCGAGAAAAACGGAGCGATCTTCGTTGAAACCGGCCTATGGTATCGCTCCTCCTGGTTTCCCCGCAAAGGTGAAGACAGCTGGCGGGAAAGTGTCGATCGCGAGGTTCTGAACGTTCGCAAGAATGCCGGCCTCTGCGATGTATCGATGCTCGGCAAGATCGAGATTTTCGGCAAGGACGCCGCCGAATTCCTCAACCGGGTTTATTGCAATGCCTTTCTCAAGCTGCCGGTCGGCAAGGCGCGATATGGCCTGATGCTGCGTGAAGATGGCATGATCTATGATGACGGCACCACCAGCCGGCTGGAGGAGAATCGTTTCTTCATGACGACCACCACGGCCTATGCGGCGGGTGTCATGAACCATCTGGAATTCTGCGCCCAGGCGCTCTGGCCGGATCTGGACGTGCGGCTTGCCTCTGTCACCGATCAATGGGCGCAGATGGCGATTGCCGGACCGAAGGCGCGCACAATTCTGCAAAGAATCGTCGATGAAGATATTTCCGACGAGGCTTTCCCGTTTCTTGCGGCCAAAGACGTCTCACTGTTTGGCGGGCAATTGCATGGACGCCTGTTCCGGATTTCCTTCTCCGGCGAGCTGGCCTACGAGCTTGCCGTTCCGGCCGGTTACGGTGAAAGCGTTGCCGATGCGCTTATGGAAGCAGGAAAGCCGGAGAATATCATGCCCTATGGCGTCGAGGCGCTTGGTGTGCTGCGCATCGAAAAGGGCCATGTCACCCATAATGAAGTAAACGGCACGGTGGTGCCCGCCGATCTCGGCTTCGGCAAAATGGTCTCCGCCACCAAGGCCGATTTCATCGGCCGGCGAATGCTGGAGCGCGAGGGGCTTTCCGCTGCCGACCGTCCAAGCCTTGTCGGCGTCGTGCCGCTGGATAAAAACCAGTCCTTCCGCACCGGTTCGCATATTCTCGAAAGGGATGCGGCGGCAATGCTGGAAAACGATCAGGGTTATGTGACCTCAAGCGCGTTTTCACCCCATCTCGGTTCGACCATTGGCCTCGCCCTCGTCAAGAATGGCCCTGCGCGGCATGGCGAGGAAGTCGTGGTCTGGAACGGTCTGCGCAATGAATTCACCGCCGCCCGCCTGTGCCATCCGGTTTTCTTCGACCCTGAGAACGAGAAGCTCCATGTCTGA
- a CDS encoding sarcosine oxidase subunit gamma, translating to MSDFKPDFKSGFRPTLRPPVLGKKAAIASTAIKLSPLPEGAIIHVLASPGTADMEVRLRSLAKGDVRAVSPGQWLIVGEEPLSHAEMKAFLAALEPQATGVDQSQGRVRIRIEGRMVERVLAKGTAVDLSTAAFPAGRSATTLIGHIAAHLTRLDGQVFEVVVLRGFAESLWDDLARMSLEFQ from the coding sequence ATGTCTGATTTCAAGCCCGATTTCAAATCTGGTTTCCGGCCGACGCTCCGCCCGCCGGTGCTGGGCAAAAAGGCAGCGATTGCTTCAACCGCCATCAAGCTCTCTCCCCTGCCGGAAGGCGCGATCATTCATGTGCTGGCCTCGCCCGGCACAGCGGATATGGAAGTCCGCCTGCGCAGCCTCGCAAAAGGCGATGTGCGGGCGGTCTCTCCCGGCCAATGGCTCATCGTCGGCGAAGAGCCGCTGTCCCACGCGGAGATGAAGGCGTTTCTTGCGGCGCTTGAGCCGCAGGCGACGGGTGTGGACCAGAGCCAGGGACGCGTGCGTATTCGTATCGAAGGCAGGATGGTCGAGCGGGTGCTGGCGAAAGGAACGGCGGTCGATCTTTCCACCGCGGCTTTTCCGGCGGGACGCTCCGCGACGACGCTGATCGGCCATATCGCCGCGCATCTCACCCGGCTTGATGGGCAGGTGTTCGAAGTCGTTGTTTTACGCGGTTTCGCTGAAAGCCTGTGGGACGATCTTGCCCGGATGAGCCTTGAATTCCAGTGA
- a CDS encoding LacI family DNA-binding transcriptional regulator has translation MNRPTITDLAKAAGVSISTVNRLLHGSTAVRQDTIDQILKAAEEIGFYGLGTIKDRRREAMPHYRLGFLLQQSHRPLYRLWAEGIVIAARQRPDSVIEPDVVFEDDLSPEAVSANLLKMGQSCSAIAVVTADHPLVSQAIDELRGRGVPVVTYVSDLSAASRAGFVGTDSWKRGRTAAWFLSQTVKGEGVVVPLIGSNRYQCQDVSDASFRSYIRENTPELQVAETLLTFEEPENAYVIIRDMIASEPGLKGIYVNGGGISGVLRALRELPMEKQRGIKIVCNDIGPETRKGLNEGLITASLPLPLDRMPQQLIDVMLRRVENGDISSVEQRIVPFEILTPESIWT, from the coding sequence ATGAACCGCCCGACCATTACCGACCTCGCCAAGGCAGCCGGTGTCAGCATCTCCACGGTCAACCGGTTGCTGCACGGTTCGACCGCCGTGCGTCAGGATACGATCGACCAGATTCTCAAGGCCGCGGAAGAGATCGGTTTTTATGGTCTCGGCACCATCAAGGACCGCCGTCGTGAGGCCATGCCCCACTACAGGCTCGGTTTTCTGCTGCAACAATCCCATCGGCCGCTCTACCGGTTGTGGGCGGAGGGGATCGTTATCGCTGCACGCCAAAGGCCGGACAGCGTCATCGAGCCGGATGTCGTGTTCGAGGACGACCTCTCACCGGAGGCCGTTTCCGCCAATCTCCTGAAGATGGGGCAATCCTGCAGCGCGATCGCGGTGGTGACGGCCGATCATCCACTCGTCAGCCAGGCAATCGACGAGCTGCGGGGCAGGGGCGTTCCCGTGGTAACCTACGTATCTGATCTGTCGGCGGCGAGCCGCGCGGGGTTTGTTGGAACCGACAGCTGGAAACGCGGTCGGACTGCGGCATGGTTCCTCAGCCAGACTGTAAAGGGCGAGGGGGTGGTCGTGCCGCTGATCGGCAGCAACCGCTATCAGTGTCAGGATGTTTCGGATGCCAGCTTCCGCTCCTATATCCGCGAGAACACACCTGAATTGCAGGTGGCGGAAACACTGCTGACCTTCGAAGAGCCTGAAAATGCCTATGTCATCATCCGTGACATGATCGCTTCCGAACCCGGTCTCAAGGGGATTTATGTCAATGGCGGTGGCATATCCGGCGTTTTGCGGGCACTTCGGGAACTGCCCATGGAAAAGCAGCGCGGCATAAAGATCGTTTGCAATGATATCGGCCCGGAAACGCGCAAGGGTCTGAATGAGGGGCTGATTACCGCCTCTCTGCCGCTTCCCCTCGACAGGATGCCGCAGCAATTGATCGACGTGATGTTACGGCGCGTCGAGAATGGCGATATATCCTCCGTCGAACAGCGGATCGTTCCCTTTGAAATCCTGACGCCCGAAAGCATCTGGACCTAG
- a CDS encoding substrate-binding domain-containing protein has product MAFFRKFLIAGAASLVMASGAFAANIAVVGGKNDDAFWNIIKKGLDDARLVVEANGGKVNYLRLQTYDNFAPDVVQLIQTAISQKVDGLVIPNWVPEGEDPAIREAINAGIKVILMNAGGHEKAKELGAINYIGSDEYLAGVAGGEYFAKQGKKNVICVNTVPGAANQEARCKGVIDGITKAGGAGKQLPLPATSFGDATAVAEAIKATLLQDSKIDGVLTISAGDADSAAIGVMQAGKTETALLGTFDLNQSGLDRIKDGTQGFAIDQQPYLQSLLAVTLLASAIDFGTDLPTAPLLTGPNIVDKSNIQTTLAGVAKGAR; this is encoded by the coding sequence ATGGCATTTTTCAGGAAATTTCTCATCGCGGGTGCTGCATCGCTGGTAATGGCATCCGGCGCGTTTGCGGCCAATATCGCCGTTGTCGGTGGCAAGAACGACGACGCATTCTGGAACATCATCAAAAAAGGTCTGGATGACGCACGCCTCGTGGTCGAGGCAAATGGCGGCAAGGTCAATTATCTGCGCCTGCAAACCTACGACAATTTTGCGCCCGATGTGGTGCAGCTGATCCAGACCGCCATCAGCCAGAAGGTCGATGGTCTCGTGATCCCGAACTGGGTACCGGAAGGCGAAGACCCGGCGATCCGGGAAGCCATCAATGCCGGCATCAAGGTCATTCTCATGAATGCCGGTGGGCACGAAAAGGCCAAGGAACTCGGCGCGATCAACTATATCGGCTCCGACGAATATCTGGCGGGTGTGGCCGGAGGCGAATATTTCGCCAAGCAGGGCAAAAAGAACGTCATCTGCGTCAATACCGTTCCGGGCGCCGCCAATCAGGAGGCGCGCTGCAAGGGCGTCATCGACGGTATCACCAAGGCCGGCGGCGCCGGCAAGCAGCTGCCGCTTCCGGCCACCAGCTTCGGCGACGCCACCGCCGTCGCCGAGGCCATCAAGGCGACATTGCTACAAGACAGCAAGATCGACGGCGTCCTGACCATTTCGGCGGGCGATGCGGATTCGGCCGCCATCGGCGTCATGCAGGCCGGCAAGACCGAAACGGCCCTGCTCGGCACCTTCGACCTCAACCAGTCCGGCCTCGACCGGATCAAGGACGGGACGCAGGGTTTCGCAATCGACCAGCAGCCCTATCTGCAATCATTGCTGGCGGTAACGCTGCTGGCCTCGGCCATCGATTTCGGAACCGATCTGCCGACCGCCCCACTGCTGACGGGACCGAACATCGTCGACAAATCCAACATCCAGACCACGCTTGCCGGCGTCGCCAAGGGAGCGCGTTGA
- a CDS encoding ABC transporter permease yields the protein MKNFSLGDLLRRPESGAFLGLVFVLVFFVVFGSIEFLKPAGAASWLNVAANLGIVAIPVGLLMISGELDISIGAMIPAGALTVAIITGYYGMPIWLGIIGALGLGMLVGLINGFLVIRTVVPSLIVTLGTLFAVQGLILGFSVLLTGTTSVALSPAQSGPIAKFLFGHFIGGSFQVSIVWWLLLTAIYIFYVHYSPFGNWIFAMGGDRVSARNAGIPTDKLTVTLFVLSSVSASFVGVCQAILFNVAQVSAGMTFIFNSIIAVVVGGVLLTGGFGSVIGIFLGTITFAIVNQGIYFTSFDRNWSSLIIGVMLLLAVLMNNTFRVMALTYSPKKK from the coding sequence GTGAAAAATTTCTCTTTGGGCGACCTTCTGCGCCGCCCGGAATCAGGCGCCTTTCTCGGCCTTGTTTTCGTTCTTGTCTTCTTCGTTGTCTTCGGCAGCATCGAATTCCTGAAACCGGCGGGTGCCGCAAGCTGGCTGAATGTCGCCGCCAATCTCGGCATCGTCGCCATTCCCGTCGGCCTTCTCATGATTTCCGGCGAGCTGGACATTTCCATCGGCGCGATGATCCCGGCCGGCGCTCTGACGGTCGCCATCATCACCGGTTATTACGGCATGCCAATCTGGCTCGGCATCATCGGCGCGCTTGGCCTTGGGATGCTTGTCGGGCTGATCAACGGTTTTCTGGTGATACGGACCGTGGTGCCGTCACTGATCGTCACGCTCGGCACGCTGTTTGCGGTGCAGGGGCTAATCCTCGGCTTTTCCGTGCTTCTGACCGGCACGACCAGCGTGGCGCTTAGCCCGGCGCAATCCGGCCCCATCGCCAAATTTCTCTTCGGACATTTCATCGGCGGCAGTTTTCAGGTCAGCATCGTCTGGTGGCTGCTGCTGACGGCGATCTATATCTTCTACGTCCATTATTCGCCCTTCGGAAACTGGATCTTCGCCATGGGCGGCGACCGCGTGAGTGCCCGCAATGCCGGCATTCCCACAGACAAGCTGACGGTGACACTTTTCGTCCTTTCCTCCGTCAGCGCCTCCTTCGTCGGGGTCTGTCAGGCAATCCTGTTCAACGTCGCCCAGGTTTCGGCCGGCATGACCTTCATCTTCAACTCCATCATCGCGGTCGTCGTGGGCGGGGTGCTGTTGACGGGCGGTTTCGGTTCGGTGATCGGCATTTTTCTCGGCACCATCACCTTCGCCATCGTCAACCAGGGCATCTATTTCACTTCGTTTGACCGCAACTGGTCGAGCCTCATCATCGGCGTCATGCTGCTCTTGGCGGTGCTGATGAACAACACCTTTCGCGTCATGGCGCTCACCTATTCGCCGAAGAAGAAGTGA
- a CDS encoding ATP-binding cassette domain-containing protein: MTTPILELRNVNKSFGPIDVLHDISLKVRAGEVLCLLGDNGAGKSTLIKTLAGVYQPSSGELLMDGKPVDFDGPRDAQRMGISTVHQFGGTFPLMSIGRSFFIGAEPTKGFWPFRIYDRKKANEIAVKAVQEFGITRIDDGDRFIGGLSGGERQSLAIARAVHFGARVLILDEPTAALGVKQASHVLRIVLEARKRGIAVIFITHQVTHAIAVGDHFAVLIRGAVAANFRKGEKSREEITDLMAGGEALADLGAEVENYMASHDGHPPQPPSS; encoded by the coding sequence ATGACCACACCCATTCTCGAACTCAGAAACGTCAACAAGTCCTTCGGTCCCATCGATGTTCTGCACGATATCTCGCTGAAGGTGCGCGCCGGCGAGGTGCTCTGCCTGCTGGGCGACAACGGTGCTGGAAAATCCACACTGATCAAGACACTGGCCGGGGTTTATCAGCCCAGTTCCGGTGAGTTGCTGATGGATGGCAAGCCGGTCGATTTCGACGGGCCGCGCGATGCGCAGCGCATGGGCATTTCCACCGTGCACCAGTTTGGCGGAACCTTTCCGCTGATGAGCATCGGCCGCTCCTTCTTCATTGGCGCAGAACCCACGAAAGGTTTCTGGCCCTTCCGGATTTACGACCGCAAGAAGGCCAATGAAATCGCCGTCAAGGCGGTGCAGGAATTCGGCATCACCCGCATCGATGACGGCGACCGCTTTATCGGCGGGCTCTCCGGCGGCGAGCGGCAATCGCTCGCCATCGCCCGCGCGGTGCATTTTGGCGCACGCGTTCTGATCCTCGACGAGCCGACGGCGGCGCTGGGCGTGAAACAGGCGTCCCATGTCCTGCGCATCGTCCTTGAAGCGCGCAAGCGGGGGATCGCGGTGATCTTCATCACCCATCAGGTCACCCACGCCATCGCCGTCGGCGACCATTTCGCCGTGCTCATCCGCGGCGCAGTCGCCGCCAATTTCCGCAAGGGCGAAAAATCCCGCGAGGAGATCACCGACCTGATGGCCGGCGGTGAGGCGCTCGCCGATCTCGGGGCTGAGGTGGAAAATTACATGGCCAGCCATGACGGCCATCCGCCGCAGCCGCCATCCAGTTAA
- a CDS encoding sugar phosphate isomerase/epimerase family protein, with protein sequence MKIAIDPHMHRFTSLDELPAKVKELGFDWIELSPRADFLEWFKAPRVFPERIRSFKKALKDANVGIASLLPMYRWASNDETERQAAVKHWKRAIETAIDLEVDTMNSEFGRGPHPDKGSCYCCHTGSMIEACEDAWWRSMEELVPIFEREGINLHVEPHPEDWCETLQPALDIIRTVNSKNVKFLYCAPHTFYFGDDTKAMLREAKDVLAHVHVGDTFNHKASSGLRYILNPPGTQARVHQHLNIGQGEVPWDDFFSTLSEIGFDGIMTSCVFAWEDRADESSRFMRSKMQDYIDLYFKK encoded by the coding sequence ATGAAAATCGCCATCGACCCCCACATGCACCGTTTCACCAGCCTCGATGAGCTGCCCGCCAAGGTGAAGGAGCTTGGCTTCGACTGGATCGAACTCAGCCCCCGCGCCGATTTCCTCGAATGGTTCAAGGCGCCGCGTGTTTTTCCCGAGCGCATCAGGTCTTTCAAAAAGGCGCTGAAAGACGCCAATGTCGGTATCGCCTCGCTGCTGCCGATGTATCGCTGGGCCTCAAATGACGAGACCGAACGGCAGGCGGCGGTAAAACACTGGAAACGCGCCATCGAGACCGCCATCGACCTGGAGGTCGACACGATGAATTCCGAATTCGGCCGCGGACCGCATCCCGACAAGGGTTCATGTTATTGCTGCCATACCGGCTCGATGATTGAAGCCTGCGAGGACGCCTGGTGGCGCTCGATGGAAGAACTGGTGCCGATCTTCGAACGCGAAGGCATCAACCTGCATGTCGAGCCACATCCGGAAGACTGGTGCGAGACGCTGCAGCCGGCGCTCGACATCATCCGCACCGTCAATTCGAAGAACGTCAAATTCCTCTATTGCGCGCCGCACACCTTCTATTTCGGTGACGACACCAAGGCGATGCTGCGCGAAGCGAAGGATGTGCTCGCCCATGTGCATGTGGGCGACACCTTCAACCACAAGGCCAGCTCCGGGCTTCGTTATATCCTCAACCCGCCGGGCACGCAGGCGCGGGTGCACCAGCATCTCAATATCGGCCAGGGTGAAGTGCCATGGGACGACTTCTTCAGCACGCTTTCCGAAATCGGCTTCGACGGCATCATGACCTCCTGCGTCTTCGCCTGGGAAGACAGGGCCGATGAATCGAGCCGGTTCATGCGCAGCAAGATGCAGGACTATATCGACCTCTATTTCAAGAAATAA
- a CDS encoding Gfo/Idh/MocA family protein: MINGERLISRPMRWAMVGGGRTGQVGYKHRTGALRDGNYQLVAGAFDLDAERGRDFGVNLGVAAERCYADYKALIAGETTREDGVDVVSIATPNFTHYEITKACLEAGLHVICEKPLFFTVAECDEVARLAEQKGLIVGVTYGFTGHPLVHQMAAMVKKGMLGDIRIVDLQYTHGFNAGDDVDAGEAVKWRTNPRTAGPTFVLGDIGTHLYYLSEVVLPHMKVERLLCDRKAFIPTRAPLEDHATVLMHYDNGARGRLWVSSVNAGNMGSQRYRFVGSKASLEWSDSHPDQLIYEVQGEPGRILHHGMPYLEQESLAIDRMGALHTEGLGDSWSNIYLWIAQAIDAANRGDRVFLKTHHYPGITAGTEGVRWLENCVRSADADAAWVDFA, translated from the coding sequence ATGATCAACGGAGAAAGACTGATTTCGCGCCCGATGCGCTGGGCCATGGTGGGCGGCGGACGCACGGGACAGGTGGGCTACAAGCACCGCACGGGCGCCCTGCGCGACGGCAATTACCAGCTCGTCGCCGGCGCATTCGACCTCGATGCCGAAAGAGGCCGTGACTTCGGCGTCAATCTCGGCGTTGCGGCGGAACGCTGCTATGCGGATTACAAGGCGCTGATTGCCGGCGAAACGACACGCGAAGACGGTGTTGACGTCGTCTCCATCGCCACCCCCAATTTTACCCATTACGAAATCACCAAAGCCTGCCTTGAGGCCGGGCTGCATGTCATCTGCGAAAAACCGTTATTCTTCACCGTGGCGGAATGTGACGAGGTGGCACGGCTGGCCGAACAGAAGGGCCTGATCGTCGGCGTTACCTATGGTTTTACCGGGCACCCGCTCGTCCACCAGATGGCGGCCATGGTCAAGAAGGGAATGCTGGGCGACATCCGCATCGTCGACCTGCAATATACCCACGGCTTCAACGCCGGTGACGATGTGGACGCGGGCGAGGCCGTCAAATGGCGCACCAATCCCCGCACCGCCGGCCCGACCTTCGTGCTGGGCGATATCGGCACGCATCTTTATTATCTCTCGGAAGTCGTGCTGCCGCATATGAAGGTGGAACGCCTGCTCTGCGACCGCAAGGCTTTCATCCCCACCCGCGCGCCGCTGGAGGACCATGCCACCGTTCTGATGCATTACGACAATGGCGCACGCGGTCGCCTCTGGGTCTCCTCCGTCAATGCCGGCAATATGGGATCGCAGCGTTACCGTTTCGTCGGCTCCAAAGCCTCGCTCGAATGGTCAGATTCTCATCCCGACCAGCTGATCTACGAGGTTCAGGGCGAACCCGGCCGCATCCTGCATCACGGCATGCCCTATCTCGAACAGGAAAGCCTCGCCATCGACCGCATGGGCGCGCTGCATACCGAAGGTCTCGGTGACAGCTGGTCGAACATCTATCTCTGGATTGCCCAGGCGATCGATGCGGCAAATCGTGGTGACAGGGTTTTTCTGAAGACCCACCATTATCCCGGCATCACGGCTGGCACCGAAGGCGTTCGCTGGCTGGAAAACTGTGTCCGCTCGGCCGATGCCGACGCCGCCTGGGTCGATTTCGCATAA
- a CDS encoding sugar phosphate isomerase/epimerase family protein, whose translation MKLAICTDVMANLPFTDMLDKCVALGVEGIEMTGGGWSSGPHFRADELLADRGLLKSKLKEIEARGLEIAALNCSANPLDPGDMGKRHLKEMQDTIRLAGEIGVTKIVTMSGLPEAAPGDTVPNWLVYTKSWPTEMPERDRYQWEDRAFPLWHGLVKLAKEAGVEKYALENFSAMLVWNPETLFRLRNEVGPAVGMNLDPSHLMWMGADPIASARALGGAIHHCHGKDTRIERGVADVNGLLELKEVTDVANRSWNYVAVGAGRDLQWWKEFFSVVRMAGYNGWVSLEMEDFTMSTEAGIQSSIDALQATISR comes from the coding sequence ATGAAACTCGCAATTTGTACTGATGTCATGGCAAACCTGCCCTTCACCGATATGCTCGACAAATGTGTCGCGCTCGGCGTCGAGGGCATCGAGATGACCGGCGGCGGCTGGTCCAGCGGCCCGCATTTCCGCGCGGACGAACTTCTGGCGGACAGGGGGCTGCTCAAATCCAAGCTGAAGGAAATCGAGGCCCGCGGCCTCGAAATCGCCGCGCTGAATTGCTCCGCCAATCCGCTCGATCCCGGCGACATGGGTAAGCGCCACCTTAAGGAGATGCAGGACACCATCCGGCTGGCCGGAGAGATCGGCGTGACCAAGATCGTCACAATGTCCGGCCTGCCGGAGGCAGCGCCCGGCGATACGGTGCCGAACTGGCTCGTCTACACCAAGAGCTGGCCGACCGAGATGCCGGAGCGCGACCGTTATCAATGGGAAGACCGCGCCTTCCCGCTCTGGCATGGGCTCGTGAAGCTCGCCAAGGAAGCCGGCGTCGAGAAATATGCACTCGAGAATTTCTCGGCCATGCTCGTCTGGAACCCGGAAACCCTGTTCCGCCTGCGCAACGAGGTTGGCCCGGCGGTGGGCATGAATCTCGATCCCTCGCACCTGATGTGGATGGGTGCCGATCCCATTGCCTCTGCCCGGGCACTCGGCGGCGCGATCCACCATTGCCATGGCAAGGACACCCGCATCGAGCGCGGGGTAGCGGATGTGAACGGCCTCCTGGAGCTGAAAGAAGTGACTGATGTAGCCAACCGCAGCTGGAACTATGTGGCTGTCGGCGCCGGCCGCGACCTGCAATGGTGGAAGGAGTTTTTCTCCGTCGTGCGCATGGCCGGCTACAATGGCTGGGTGAGCCTCGAAATGGAGGATTTCACCATGTCCACCGAGGCGGGCATCCAGTCCTCCATCGACGCCCTGCAAGCGACCATCAGCCGCTGA